CTGTTGCCCTCCCGGACTCCCCGCCGTTGTAAACACATTTCTAGTAGTTATTTCTCAAAGATCGAAGGTTTCCGCCGGGCGCGCACCGGCGACCGGCTTTGCAACGGCTGCATTTCAATCAAAGCTAATTATTGTACAACAATCGAACGCTGACGCTGCTACCCGAGGCGCACAAATTGTGCAACGCGGCGGTCGGTGTAGTAGTTTATCCGGTGGCAACGATATGGCCTCACCTTGACCAGGGTAACGTGTTTGCCGATGAGAAGAATGCGATTTGTCGAATATTTAAGTTTGATTCTAATCGTGGTTCGCTCACTGCATTCGGATCACCTGACGGTTCGGAGAAGATCATGCTAGGTATGCTCGTAGTAGACAAACTTTGCATTAAGGTGTTGATCACTGAACGTTTTACAGACTTGAAATCAGACTCTTCCATAGATAGTTATTGGGTGTAGAAGCTTAAGTGTTGGGGGCGGCtcagtggtgtattggtagcggcatcggtcttcacacggcaggactggtccaaaatcccatccagaccaaaaCTTTCGTACGCAGAACTGACCATCCAgctaaataaaatcaaagaatgcCAGAAACGGCAGAcccctagacctcttgaggttgttgtgccgatgacgAAGAAGACGCTCGAGTGTTCGAAATTACTCAGCTTATTGTTTTAGTCCAGTTTTAGACTTCAAGCCAAACATCTAAACATCTCTTTAGACATCAAGTTTAGAGATAAGTCAGTAAGTTCAGAATGGAATGGTTTCACTAAACTCGAACGAAATATCTGTTAGAATTGAAAAGATACACTGAATATTACAGCTAAAGGCTAATGTTTGAGATTTTGGGGAATGGATCCAACTATCGAACGAAAAATAGTGACAAAAATGCAAGATCTGATGAACAATTGTCTCCAGCTATACTAAAAGCACTGTTCAAATCTATGGTTGTGACGCTTCTACTGCCAAAGTCGTACCCAATGCGCCGATTTATTATCTCCCAGTTGAGTTATCTGCTGCGACGGGAAGCTCCCGTATCTCACACCCGCAAACGTACGACCGTACCTTAGTATTTGTCGGTAGTGGAGCGCTTCCAGCTGCAGCAAAGACTGTATCAACACCGGCTATTCCTACCAttgcgtgtgtatttgtgctttttttgctcacgttatcatcatcaacatcaatgACCGCGAGATATAGTACATCACCCACTCACCTCCGACCAGTTTCCCCAGCCGTTCCATCTCCCGACAAGCGCGCAAACCTGCACTCTCCGGTAGAACGCGACGTTGAACACGACTTTtgttttagttaatttttatCACTCCACGCAACGGGAGTGTAGGACTTCGCGCCTAGCAGTTCGGtaacgtttgttgttttattattgaaagACACACTAAAGGTAGGATTGTGAATCGTGAATACCAGTCCGATATCGGGACAGATTTTAATCAGCACTAATCTGCGTCATTGCGGTTTGACATTGATATCGAAACAGTGAAGGCCAGTTAAGTTACAACACGGGAAGCAACTGATGATTCAACTTCGAATGCGAGTGCTTTCAAGGAATTCCTAGTTTGAACTCAACATCATGGGACATTGTTAAGCGCTTAAACTGCTGCAACCATCCGGAATTACAAAATGAGCGCATAAAACCTTTTATAGCACTGCCGAAATTATCCCGAGGCACCTGTATACGTGCCTTgaaaaccgcaaaaaaaacccaaattcTGATAAACATTGCGTTGGTAGAAGTCGTGTGTGGGTGTCGTGATGTGCTTATGTGTATCGCTCAAGGTACCAAGTCGTGAGATATGCGGCGTCAATCAAATCAAGCAGATAAGcccaaattgttttttttttgtgttggttcagtggtaaaaaaagaaacggcgCATTCCAAACCGTAATACGCGTGTCACAGGATAACGAACAGCCGGGACGACATGTGTCGTCTAATGGGAGCTTTCCATTGTAGTGCCCCTTTTGGCCAAACTTCAGTTCTATCACAGCTTAAAGGGATGATAGTTATACTCTGCAAACATTCGACGCTGTTATTAGTACGTGCCAGTCGACATTTACCACAGCTTAAGGTACTTGGGCGGATGTGCTTGACTTCGTCGCGGTCAGCGGACAATGTTGACTTGGTTGGTGAGCAGTAACGGGCAGAATATCTCGCTCAACCTCGTTATTGTCTAGGCGGTACCGTAGTTCAAACAACCGACCACCGCTTATCAGATTGCGGAGGAATTCCAGCAGATTGGGCTGTGGACTTGTTGACAACGGTTGTGGCACCTATCATCAATAACATACCAATTGTGTGTGGGGCATTGAGTGATGGTCGGGTGCTTTTTTATCATCTTCACCTTGTAAAATTCTTTTGCGTAGTTTCTCAGTGTAAATTACTATAAGCATCTAAATCTTTACCGTTCCTTCTTTCCTTAGTTGTTTGAATGCAATTTCTTGCCACATTGTTCTATAGTggatttcaatatttaaatattttaaggaaagatattttgaaaatctCCCCACAAAAATGTCTTTTCGCTTCTTATGTGGAGCCACCGCACGGTgatgtaaatattttgatGATTGTTCAATAATTCTGCCGCCTTTAACAAGCTGAACAAACTGTCTGTAGCTGTAACAGAGACACTTGCGTGCTCATCTTACCTATCTGCGTTGCCGCCCTGCCGGTTGTCCGTCCCGCGAGTACGCCTTGGACACGTGACTATGGTGGCGAGTCGGTCATTAAAACGTCAGATCTTTGATGTACGGGCTGCGTAGGGCTGGGATGTTAAAGGGTAATGCATGGGGCGCATGAGGGGGAGGACTGTTGAAATTTCCACATGCAGTTTAACAATTCTCACGCTGGCCAAACAACACTCGACGTACGTCGACAGCGCGCTGCACGTCAAACGTGTGTTTGCTATTTTGAAATAACTTTGCACAGAGGAAGCATCACTCATAGCGGAGGGTGTCTTCTGTTCCGCGATATCCGCtattccgtgttttttttataaagatcAAAACAAGTGTAAGTGGTAGcgattttaattcaaaacgatgtgtttttttttctacggaACAATACCCGCTCAAACTGTTCTTGCCTGAAACAATATTGCAGAGCATCAACCTTGAGACATTAGTATTTCGTATTAGGCCCTGCGGCATAtactaaaaatgaaaataaatgtacacAACTTTGAtcacattattattttttactaatTTCAGAACCTTCTTCCACACGAGGAGAGGACCAACATGCCTAGGATTGTGATGCTGTAGAAAAGGTTCCACTGCTATTCACAGATCATTTGTACTAGGCAATACACATCACATACCCAAAATCGAGTTACCGTACAGCTTTCCCGGAAGCTGACCAATTTCTAAACATTCCAACCACACCAACCGAAGCATATCCAAAATGAATGGTTTATCTACGCTTAACAGACTGttaggaaaaagaaacaaagatgGTAAGAATGTCTCGTTGTCCACGCTAACCTGTACAGATCGCTTACGTTACGTACAAATTTTCGTTTTAGTTTCCAAATCAACCTCTAACCTTAGTCGGTCCACTACCAACCTGGACGCTTCTAGTCACTTCAACAACAAAGTCATTCAGCTGCCGGTGGTGGCGAATGCACCGTTCGAACAGACGTTCCGTGTGACGGTGTTACTGCCACGGGATCAGCTATATGTAGCGCGCGTCGGGGCCAAAACCAAACTCTCCACCCTGCTCGAGATGGTGTGCAGCGACAAGTTGCTCGACGCACAAAAGTATGTCTTTCGCCATCCGACCGACTTTCAGCAGGGCTTTGAGCTGGACATGAACATCGGCGAGGTGGGGCTGAGCGAGGTTCGACTGATGTCGCGAAAGGAGCTGGAAGCGTTGCGTAACAGTGACTATCGGTTGAGCACAAGCGACATCTTCCGAATGCACCAGAAGACTGCCCGTGAAACCTCTGGTGGTACATCCGTGTCGTCTTCCGATTTGAGTCGCACATCGAAGCTGCCACTGAAGACGACCTCACCGTACAGCTCAACAAATTCGCTCAATTCCATGGACTCGTCCGGTGTTAGCTCGAGTTCCCGCGGTGGGGGTCACGGTGGTGCAACCAATGGCACTACCAGCAACGGGCACAGCCAAATGGGACCACCAGTAGCACCGACGCGTAAGAAGCGACTAGCACCACGTCCACCAAGCCAGAATTCTATTCCCGAGGTGCGAGTCCCGCAGCAAACGTCACATTCCAACGGAACAGGCGGAAATCATGGTCCTCCGGAGGATCAGATTTTTAAAGAACCCCAGTTACCTCCGTACTCCAGACAAAATTTCCACGTTTCCACACCAAATCTATACGATCGCGAATTGAAGTCGGCTGATATTatcaacaataataacaataccGGTGTGAGTATGAAACACACCACCAGCGATCGTAACGGATACTCTGCGGACGtgcataacaacaacaatgttcATGAGCCGCAAACCAAGCTGCTGGACGAGGAAGATCGGAAAAACCTCATCAACACCAAGACGTCGTACAGTACGCTCAAAAATCGTCCAACGTCGATGTACATTATACGCGAACCGGACACGAACACGCTGCAGCGAGCGAGTGAAAATGGTGGCAGTATGGTCGACATTCATCAGCACCATTCGCGGGCCTCGTCCAGTTGCTCGGACGCGAAAGATCCGCGGGACTTTCAGGATATGCCAGAACCAACACCACGAAAGCGCTTGAATTCTAGTGGTAAGTGTGATATATGTAATTAATTGTCAAAAAGGTAATTaattgttggtgtttttgtttttgtttagccAAAAAATCCAAAGCCCCAGCACCACCGCCGAGAGCAAAGGCCACCATCACACCGGTTCCAACACCTTCACCGAGAATACTTACTCGTTCAACACTCGATTTACTTCGGGACAATGATGCGGCCATATCCGAGACGGATTCCAACTTCAGCAGCGAACCGGATGATACGCAACGTAATAGAGGTAGGATGGTTTTATGGCGTAGTACTTTTAGGTTTATATAATACATTAACGTGACTATCTATTTCTGTTCTTTTAGAATCGCGATTGAATGCTGTCAACGGTAGTGTCCACCGTGCTCCAtacacacagcagcagcagcacctaCAACAGAACGTATCGAAGGTGATGCTTAACGTAGAGCAGGCTCCGTTAAATGATCCGGTCGTAACATCGACCACACCGAACAGTGGCGAAAAGAAACACCAGAAGAATGGATCAACGTCGTCTGTGTCAATTAAAATCGTCAGTAATGGTTTGAACGATGCACCGTCGAAACCATCGTCCACCACAGCACCCATCGTATCAAAAGTACAGATTGGTGGAAATCAAACGGCTTCAATGGAAATTCCTGCTTCACCCGGAGACAACAGCTCGgacgaagaaataaaaatctacAACATCGAGTCCGGGAAGGCATCGGTGAAGAAAATACCGatgaacggaacggaaacggaacagCAAAATAAGAGAGGAACATCTGAAACCCTCTCCAATGGATCTAAAATGAATTCATCCTATGGTGAAGGCAACGAATCTACCAAACCGAATGGTGCAACCCCAGCCCCAGAACAGCAGAGCAACGGTACGGTGGATGAGGAACAGTGGACGTACAAActgccagcaccaccaacTTTTGCCGATTCTTCCATCAAGACAAGCGATTACGATGAACGTGGACAGTTTTATCGACCAGCGTCGACATTCGTCGATAATACGACACTGCGCAGCGATATGCTTACAGTGCTGTCCGATGAACCAACGGAACGCATCGAACCGTTCATTCAGGAGCGTATACAAACCATGCTGGACCTCACTGCAGGTCAGGAAACGATGCAACCACCGTTCTTCGCTTCAACGATGGAACATCGTCCGGAAAGTCCGGTAAGTATTTCCACCGAAACGGATGTGACCACACACGTTTCGGAGGATGTTCCACATATCAGCTCGGACGTGGAGGATGGCTACCGTGTTGGGGAGGATGGCCGTAAGGGAGGCGACAAAAATGGCGAACCAGACAGTACGCAAGAGGCACGCGAAGTTTGGCTGCAAACGCTGGAGAAACGTCGGGAGAAAATAATCGAAGGTGAGCTGGCCACGTTGAGTGAAGTGATCAGCGGTGGTAAGCCTAGTCCAGATGGTTCCACGGTGATTCGCACGCAGTCGTTAAACGAAAGGAAGACTAGCGTCATGAGTGAACTCAACCAGCTGTTGCGTGAAGGTGTCGAGCTTGCCCGAAAGGAAGAGACAGAAATTGCCGTTGTGAATAGGAGCAGTTTGGCTAACTTCAAGATAACCACCTATAGCAGCTCggaaaataaggaaaatatcATCACCAGCACCACAAACACCACGCTCGTCGAGAAGCAAATGCAACCTCAACGGACTGTGAGTGAGGAAAGTGCAAAACCGATTGTAACGAATGGTGTTGCCGAATCGCATATAATTGCTGACAGTAAGGAAGTCGAAGCGGATGTGATTGTACGTCGAAAGATATCGGTTGATTCGATAACGGTTCGCAAACCTCATTCGCTTACCCAAAGCAGCGACGAGGATGATCATATCGGTCGACAGAGCAACGGCTATTCAGCTTCGAGTGCAAGCGCCAAAAAGGAATTAGCCCCGGTCAAGCGCCGTAGCTTGACGATGCTAAACAAAAGTCCGCGTGTGATCAATCGGTCCGATTCGTTCCACTCGACCCGATCGGATTACATTCAGTCGCTGAATTCCCCTGCCCAAACCGGTGCATCCGGACCGTTACATCTAACACCGCGTAGCACTTCGTACATTTCGCTGATCGGTGCACAGCGTTGGGAAAATCGGGTCGCTACAGGCGCTTCGCTGACTGCAGCGAACTCTTTCAATCGCCGTAAATCGACCAGTGAGCTGAGCATCTGCGATTCCCCGTCACTACAGAGCCTGGAGGTAATTAAAAACATCCTAAACACATCGCGCAAGAACAGCATTAACAATCTGCACCAGACTAATGGCAGTGCGGTGGAAGAAGCaccggtggaaaatgaaattgtcCTCCCTTCGATGGCTGCTATCAAGCGTAATAGCTTTACCGACATCTCAACGCTGGTACAGCTGAATGGTACCGGTAAGGCGCATATGAACGGTGGCAGTTTGATGAGCAATGCGGTACGCAAGGACAGTATCGAAGAGGCAAAGGTAGAGCAAGAACCTGAGCCAGAGCCGGAACGAAAATCAACGCAGGATCCAAAGCCTGATCCAAACCCGGTACCGATTAATAATGCGGATGTCAACAAAACGGAGGACGTGAAGAAAGTGGAacaaaaagttgaaaaagTGGTGGAAACTATAATCGATGAACCGAAGCAGCCAGAACATGTGGAGAAATTAATCGTGCAGCAGACAGTAGttgaagagaaaattaaaactgaGGAAACGGAATGGAACGATAAACCGGAGTTAACACTAGATTTGGCTAGTGAATCGAAAAGCGACGACGAGAAGTTGCAGaacaagcaacaacagcgtCAGATCCAACATAGCACAGTTACAAAAGAACCACAAACGACGGTCGTAAGcattaccaccaccagcacggTTGTGAGCAGTAGCGACAGTAGTTCCAGCGTGACTGCTGTGTCCGCTAACGAATCCGATACGAAGAAGTGGACCTATCAGGGACCTCCGACGATAAGCTTTGCGACATGGAACGAGCGACCGAAGATCGACGTATCGATCAAATCGGATCGAGATTATCGGTTCGGTGGCAGTTCCACGCTGCCGCGCGGTTTCCGCAACGTGAACAACGTCAGCAGCACGAAGATTAGCATCGGTCCGGGAGGTAGCAGCACCACGACGACGGTAGAATCCACTTCCGCCGGATACGTACGGCAAACGATCCACGAGGTCGAacaaccgcagcagcaacagataGATGTTGTTTCGAATGTGCCATCAGCAACAGTGTCTTCAGCgcgacagcaacagcagccgcaGGAACCAACGCCCGCTGTGGTGAAACTTCCCGCAACTGCACTGAAACCCACTGCAACACCACCCGGCGAACGGTTGCCGATCGTGCGTGCCGTCGAGTACAAAAAGAACGTTGCTCCGCGCCAAGCGCCACCACCAATTGAGCCAAAGCCTTCCTTCTTCTACGAAACATTTTCGCGCAACGATTCCACCAACAGTTCGGCAAACTCTAGCATCGGTACGAATGTCAGCAGTGTAAGTATTAATGGAACCGTCCCATCCGCTAGCATCAGCACCAACATTAGTCGGTTAAGCTTTGGACCCAAACCGGCAACCGTGTTACAACCGACGGTGCGTGGCTTCAAGTCGCTTGACATCGAGCCTACGGGATCATCCGGCACCAACGGGATGCCCCGGTTGCGACCCGTTTCTATGGTCGATACGAGCACGCTAAGGAAAACCACCACGGCCGTTCCATTCACATCCACCGTGATGGAAGATACGGCGCCGAATTCGCTGCCCTTCTCCCAGAACACACTTCGCCGAACGGGGTTGAAAGATAAAATCTTAGCGAAAGATCCAACGCCCGTTACGGAAACGGTTACCGCAAGTACCAAAGTGAGCGTTACAACTGCTGCACCGGCACCTGTGCGGCCAACTTCTCTGTCGGCGGCGGTACccattccaccaccacccgctCCAATGCCGCCCGTCAAAGCCTCTCAACCGGTTGTGCGAGGTGCGATCGTGAAGAAATCTCCCGCGACCTCACCGGCTATTGATCCGCGAAATGCTCTTTTGGATGCCATTCGAAACTTCAACAAGGATTCACTGCGGAAGGATTAATGAAAAGCTACTTCCAGGGAGTAGAATCAGCAGGTGTGGCTTTaatgtttgtatattttcctttgttctCTAGTTGGATGGTTTCTTCCttctgttttaaaataatgtatgcTATACATACATCTATCCATTTGTGTTGTataccttttgttttgttttaagttcGTATGTTTAGTACCAAGCTTTGGTGCACGCTTTGCAtgcatatttttattgtttcccgTTTTCTCCCGATATTCTTATTtgggttttattgatttagcCTTCCACAAATCTACCACCAGCTTAATgctaacataaataaaacatttggtgtttggtgcaaaaattaaGCACGATTTGCACAACACAATCGTTATCTTTGAATGTAAGGCGGTAGCTTAAAGAAATGCTATCCGCAcagccggttttttttttttgtgaaacggcatgtaaatgaaacaaactgaTATAAATAATCCACAACACACACCAGGTACTCGGTAAGCAGGGACTCTTCCACGAGCACATGATAGTATAGGGTAgacattaaaaaatcaaacggCTACCACGCTAGCGAGGATAGTTGTGTTGTAGTCAGCATAAAGTAAGGAAGCAGGAGAACCATGTAGAAAGCCCCAATCAGCCGAAGGTTACGCGTTTGTGGGCATAACAAATAGTAGCGTACGTGGCTGAGCGTAAAATGAGCAGAGATAAGCTGGACCCGGTTACCGGCTGGTTGTATATTTCACTACTGTATTGTTAACTTTTTAATGGGATGTCTCTAATACGTGCAGTCTAATAGCAATAGTATGAAATGAATATGTGGATATTAAAAGATTACTAATATAATAAACTCCTACCGCGTTGTGAAACTGTCgatgaaagaaattaaataaatccgGTAACCATATTTTTGTATGGCTATGACGTTTACTATTGCAATTCGTTGTGATCGTATTGCATTGACAGCTTCAGCATTTACCTGACCTTAACTACTCCTGTCGAATTAAAATACCATGTGGCAATTATTCTCTCTAAAATTATTCTTTCCTCGTCTgtccttttttcgtttatcaTACAACTATGTGGTGTCTTTTAAACCTTGTGTTTGTCATCGTGATtacatgtgttttgtttcaaatgtaATTATTGGGCAAATTACATCTTGATGTGACAAATAAATCATTGGTAAGGTTGTTTACCTTCTGCTAACACCATTCTTCCACCTCGATCTGCTGGACTGATTCCAGTGAAAGTCTACCCAATATGATATACGCCTGACAGGTatgcaaaatgatgtttttgttagGGACTCCCAAGTTATGCAAACCCATTACGCTCGAATGAGTGCTATTTACGATCTCATTTCCACCGGCAGGAACGAACAATGCACAAACAGCGAGAGCTTCACGGTCAAAACCATGGTGAgtgaattttttgttttgaatattcGGGATTCtgaattaatatttatgtatTGGGAAGAGATtagtgtttaattaatttaaggttacatttatgttattttttcaataataatttactatttactttatttacgcAAACAAGTTAACGTCATGTTAACGTCTGCTTTGCGAATTATGATTCATCAATTTGTATAAAATccataatattaataattatatcAAGTGTGGGGGAAGTTTTGCAGCAGCTCTTTACCTGAAATTAAAATCTAATCAGATTGATCCTTGGCCAATATTACGAAATGAAAACATGCCACTAAAACTAATCCTTCAATATCGTTGAGTCCTTCGCCTTCCGGCTCTTTATTGACCATTACTTAACAATTAAAGTGCATCGCACAAACACGTAAGAGCAGATGGATAAGATAAGGATTTCTCTCATTCAAATCCAGCGCTACTTCACCTATCGATGGTGATTTTCCAAATCTCCTTCCTGTGTCGTGGTAGCTTCCGTGTGATATCGCAACCGTATTGTCACGTCCACAACACGCCGGCCGTCTGTGACCTTCTCCGCCAACCGCGGCTCCCGGCCCGCGATGTAAAGGGCCATTCTTCATTCGTCATGTTTGGAAAACAGTGTATTTCGATAATATAACTACGATAAGGATTACATCCGACCCAATCCCCCGGTGCCGATTAGAGTCACGGTCTGTGCCGTGCTCGGTTTCAGGGTTGGAGGAGGCGATCCTGTTTACTATTTAACCGTCGCGCTGACGATGGGATGCCATTTAGTCTTTAATCGTACACCAACGCTCAGTGGTCAGGATGAAGCTTAGCTCAGCGAGTGTGAAGGTGGCagctctgct
This region of Anopheles marshallii chromosome 2, idAnoMarsDA_429_01, whole genome shotgun sequence genomic DNA includes:
- the LOC128707489 gene encoding uncharacterized protein LOC128707489; amino-acid sequence: MNGLSTLNRLLGKRNKDVSKSTSNLSRSTTNLDASSHFNNKVIQLPVVANAPFEQTFRVTVLLPRDQLYVARVGAKTKLSTLLEMVCSDKLLDAQKYVFRHPTDFQQGFELDMNIGEVGLSEVRLMSRKELEALRNSDYRLSTSDIFRMHQKTARETSGGTSVSSSDLSRTSKLPLKTTSPYSSTNSLNSMDSSGVSSSSRGGGHGGATNGTTSNGHSQMGPPVAPTRKKRLAPRPPSQNSIPEVRVPQQTSHSNGTGGNHGPPEDQIFKEPQLPPYSRQNFHVSTPNLYDRELKSADIINNNNNTGVSMKHTTSDRNGYSADVHNNNNVHEPQTKLLDEEDRKNLINTKTSYSTLKNRPTSMYIIREPDTNTLQRASENGGSMVDIHQHHSRASSSCSDAKDPRDFQDMPEPTPRKRLNSSAKKSKAPAPPPRAKATITPVPTPSPRILTRSTLDLLRDNDAAISETDSNFSSEPDDTQRNRESRLNAVNGSVHRAPYTQQQQHLQQNVSKVMLNVEQAPLNDPVVTSTTPNSGEKKHQKNGSTSSVSIKIVSNGLNDAPSKPSSTTAPIVSKVQIGGNQTASMEIPASPGDNSSDEEIKIYNIESGKASVKKIPMNGTETEQQNKRGTSETLSNGSKMNSSYGEGNESTKPNGATPAPEQQSNGTVDEEQWTYKLPAPPTFADSSIKTSDYDERGQFYRPASTFVDNTTLRSDMLTVLSDEPTERIEPFIQERIQTMLDLTAGQETMQPPFFASTMEHRPESPVSISTETDVTTHVSEDVPHISSDVEDGYRVGEDGRKGGDKNGEPDSTQEAREVWLQTLEKRREKIIEGELATLSEVISGGKPSPDGSTVIRTQSLNERKTSVMSELNQLLREGVELARKEETEIAVVNRSSLANFKITTYSSSENKENIITSTTNTTLVEKQMQPQRTVSEESAKPIVTNGVAESHIIADSKEVEADVIVRRKISVDSITVRKPHSLTQSSDEDDHIGRQSNGYSASSASAKKELAPVKRRSLTMLNKSPRVINRSDSFHSTRSDYIQSLNSPAQTGASGPLHLTPRSTSYISLIGAQRWENRVATGASLTAANSFNRRKSTSELSICDSPSLQSLEVIKNILNTSRKNSINNLHQTNGSAVEEAPVENEIVLPSMAAIKRNSFTDISTLVQLNGTGKAHMNGGSLMSNAVRKDSIEEAKVEQEPEPEPERKSTQDPKPDPNPVPINNADVNKTEDVKKVEQKVEKVVETIIDEPKQPEHVEKLIVQQTVVEEKIKTEETEWNDKPELTLDLASESKSDDEKLQNKQQQRQIQHSTVTKEPQTTVVSITTTSTVVSSSDSSSSVTAVSANESDTKKWTYQGPPTISFATWNERPKIDVSIKSDRDYRFGGSSTLPRGFRNVNNVSSTKISIGPGGSSTTTTVESTSAGYVRQTIHEVEQPQQQQIDVVSNVPSATVSSARQQQQPQEPTPAVVKLPATALKPTATPPGERLPIVRAVEYKKNVAPRQAPPPIEPKPSFFYETFSRNDSTNSSANSSIGTNVSSVSINGTVPSASISTNISRLSFGPKPATVLQPTVRGFKSLDIEPTGSSGTNGMPRLRPVSMVDTSTLRKTTTAVPFTSTVMEDTAPNSLPFSQNTLRRTGLKDKILAKDPTPVTETVTASTKVSVTTAAPAPVRPTSLSAAVPIPPPPAPMPPVKASQPVVRGAIVKKSPATSPAIDPRNALLDAIRNFNKDSLRKD